A stretch of the Metopolophium dirhodum isolate CAU chromosome 8, ASM1992520v1, whole genome shotgun sequence genome encodes the following:
- the LOC132950239 gene encoding myosin-2 essential light chain-like isoform X1: MYSYNYDTVKVITSMDEMQEAFQLFDIRGDNKIHISQIGNALRALGQNPTESDVNKFTQQHKADERITFEVFLPIYQAISKNRSSNTAEDFNEGLRHFDKDGNGYISSAELRHLLTSLGEKLTDDEVEQLLAGQEDSQGNVLYEEFINMVMSG, from the exons atgtattcttataattatgatactgtaaaagttataacttcaatggatg AAATGCAGGAAGCAtttcaattatttgatattCGAGGCGataacaaaatacatatatCACAAATTGGCAATGCTCTACGAGCATTAGGTCAAAACCCAACTGAATCTGATGTCAATAAATTTACTCAACAACACAAAGcag aTGAAAGAATAACATTTGAAGTATTTCTACCGATTTATCAAGCGATTTCAAAAAATCGATCATCCAATACTGCCGAAGATTTTAACGAAGGATTACGCCATTTTGACAAAGATGGTAATGGATATATATCATCTGCAGAACTTCGGCATCTTCTCACGAgtctag GTGAAAAATTAACAGACGATGAAGTTGAACAATTATTGGCCGGACAAGAAGATTCTCAAGGAAATGTTCTCTATGAAGAATTTATTAACATGGTTATGTcaggttaa
- the LOC132950239 gene encoding myosin-2 essential light chain-like isoform X2: MSKTASYSDEHLSEMQEAFQLFDIRGDNKIHISQIGNALRALGQNPTESDVNKFTQQHKADERITFEVFLPIYQAISKNRSSNTAEDFNEGLRHFDKDGNGYISSAELRHLLTSLGEKLTDDEVEQLLAGQEDSQGNVLYEEFINMVMSG; encoded by the exons ATGAGTAAAACG GCGTCTTATTCGGATGAACATCTGTCTG AAATGCAGGAAGCAtttcaattatttgatattCGAGGCGataacaaaatacatatatCACAAATTGGCAATGCTCTACGAGCATTAGGTCAAAACCCAACTGAATCTGATGTCAATAAATTTACTCAACAACACAAAGcag aTGAAAGAATAACATTTGAAGTATTTCTACCGATTTATCAAGCGATTTCAAAAAATCGATCATCCAATACTGCCGAAGATTTTAACGAAGGATTACGCCATTTTGACAAAGATGGTAATGGATATATATCATCTGCAGAACTTCGGCATCTTCTCACGAgtctag GTGAAAAATTAACAGACGATGAAGTTGAACAATTATTGGCCGGACAAGAAGATTCTCAAGGAAATGTTCTCTATGAAGAATTTATTAACATGGTTATGTcaggttaa
- the LOC132950233 gene encoding putative ankyrin repeat protein RF_0381, with amino-acid sequence MNHINSAKVKMMPIFKYECFEDPLPNPNSKKIKCKNFKLSQNRFNEKKLPVFDSMFQISYNKNICTTSTVQNFMSLYNKVNKLQKDYTPLHLAIEMGNFHLIQFLLRLPTINVNTFTGTGFTGLHMAIKSENVTIVKYLCEYSDIDLEATSNCVGTPLIYATLISTPIILKTLIDYGADVNKTFTADCLNSLMLAIHNHKNEHSWILADSGICPLHTDVKKWNALHYAAIFKASTELLQKLIEIGCDQNGITREGMTPLHHAVISGSIDSVQILVMKADIHITDENGLTALHYAAYQGHWEIVKILLAAGSRPNKKTNSKVTPLHFAAKHDRFLVVEELLKCYVDVNAVTMQCNTPLHYAACNGNEKMVEVLLKHGADPNIPNKDNDLPIHLACLRGAIDAVKLLCLNTSNMDCRNKNNMSPLYNAVLSTNEKLIKFLLNKYKFSIDTDLFSVALRSGNIHIIKIIIDRTNESILKDEVFWFKIIGFTGSLEIIKLFVKRVQPPISVISSLVGYATHLGHCDIARFLLEYVRTWDDLLDGEGNTALYYAIHKNDTELVRLLIEKGSNVNHINDAGITLLQSASKNANTEIVKLLLKNWTTCYNLNNETIL; translated from the exons ATGAATCATATTAACAGTGCAAAA gtaaagATGATGCCCATATTCAAGTATGAATGTTTTGAAGATCCATTACCAAATCCAAACAGCAAGAAGATTaagtgtaaaaattttaaactttctCAAAATCgctttaatgaaaaaaaattgcctgtatTTGATTCAATGTTTCAAattagttacaacaaaaacattTGCACAACAAGTACTGTACAAAATTTtatgtcattatataataaagtaaataaattacaaaaagatTACACACCCTTGCACTTAGCTATCGAAATGGGTAATTTTCACttgattcaatttttattaagacTTCCCACCATCAATGTCAATACTTTTACGGGTACCGGTTTCACAGGACTTCATATGGCTATTAAGTCTGAAAATGTAACTATTGTCAAATATTTATGTGAGTATTCTGATATTGATTTAGAAGCAACATCAAATTGTGTTGGTACACCACTGATTTATGCTACGTTAATTTCAACtccaataattttgaaaacattaattgatTATGGCGCTGATGTTAATAAGACATTTACAGCAGACTGTTTGAATTCTTTGATGTTAGCTATTCATAATCATAAAAACGAACACAGTTGGATATTGGCTGACAGTGGTATATGCCCTTTGCACACAGATGTAAAAAAATGGAATGCCTTACATTATGCTGCTATATTTAAAGCTTCTACTGAATTACTgcaaaaactaatagaaataggTTGTGACCAAAATGGTATTACACGAGAGGGCATGACACCTTTACACCATGCAGTTATTTCTGGAAGTATTGATTCTGTTCAAATACTTGTGATGAAAGCGGACATTCATATAACAGATGAAAATGGACTTACTGCTTTACATTATGCTGCATATCAAGGACATTgggaaattgtaaaaatattgttagctGCTGGTTCTAGACCAAATAAGAAAACAAACAGCAAAGTAACACCTTTACATTTTGCAGCCAAACACGATCGGTTTTTAGTGGTAGAGGAACTATTAAAGTGCTATGTTGATGTTAATGCTGTTACTATGCAATGCAATACACCATTACATTATGCGGCTTGTAATGGAAATGAAAAAATGGTTGAAGTTTTATTGAAACACGGAGCCGATCCAAATATTCCAAACAAAGACAATGATTTGCCTATACACCTTGCTTGTTTACGTGGTGCTATTGATGCTGTAAAGTTATTATGTTTGAATACATCAAATATGGATTgtcgaaataaaaacaatatgtcACCTTTATACAATGCTGTCTTAAGTACTAATGAAAAgttaataaagtttttattgaataaatataaatttagtattgATACTGATTTGTTTAGTGTGGCTTTACGTTCCGGAAACAtacacataattaaaattataattgatagaaCTAATGAATCAATATTAAAGGATGAAGTATTTTGGTTCAAGATAATTGGTTTTACTGGATCTCTagaaataattaagttatttgttAAACGTGTTCAACCACCTATTTCAGTTATATCAAGTCTAGTAGGATATGCCACACATTTAGGTCATTGTGATATCGCTCGATTTTTACTAGAATATGTTAGAACATGGGATGATCTTCTTGATGGAGAAGGAAATACAGCATTATACTAcgcaatacataaaaatgatacagaATTAGTTCGCTTACTGATCGAAAAAGGTTCAAATGTGAATCACATAAATGATGctggtattacattattacaatctGCGTCAAAAAATGCTAATACGGAAATTGTGAAGTTGTTATTGAAGAATTGGACTACATGTTACAATTTGAATAACGAaactatcttataa
- the LOC132950240 gene encoding protein phosphatase 1 regulatory subunit 14C: MECSLASTYTSSTAKPSSAVSGNRSPAKSGLHVNFTEKVEVKEKREKFLTAKYGAHQMSLIRKRLAVEMWLLEELQKLYNLPKRDPAVEGIECEVEVDIDDLLDMDDDRQRTQFLQKLLSSAKSKENIKEFIERLLEKIKTL, translated from the exons ATGGAGTGTAGTTTAGCCTCAACATATACCAGTAGCACCGCAAAACCTTCTAGTGCTGTATCAGGTAATAGAAGTCCGGCAAAGTCTGGCTTACATGTCAATTTTACTGAAAAAGTAGAAGTAAAagaaaaaagagaaaaatttCTAACAGCCAAGTATGGTGCCCATCAAATGAGCTTAATAAGAAAACGTTTAGCTGTCGAAATGTGGCTGTTAGAAGAATTGCAAAAACTCTATAATTTACCTAAA AGAGACCCAGCAGTCGAAGGAATAGAGTGTGAAGTGGAAGTTGATATAGACGATCTATTAGATATGGATGACGATCGTCAGCGTACACAATTTcttcaa aaaCTCTTGTCATCAGCCAAATCTAAGGAAAATATCAAa GAATTCATTGAGAGATTACTTGAAAAGATTAAAACATTATAG